The Neobacillus sp. PS3-34 genome has a window encoding:
- the flgL gene encoding flagellar hook-associated protein FlgL yields the protein MRITQSMLASNSLRNLSSSYLKMGKYQEQLSTGKKITKPSDDPVVAMKGMHYRSDLTEVDQYKRNLSELHLWMDNSEAGMEQANSALQRIRELVVQGQNGSLTPEDRNAIAAEVGQMKQDLVKTANTQIAGRYIFHGNDVMNPPVAQEEPPVVAANLTNPAINNYNVEVSKGVSLKANVNPANVFSQELFDVVGGIQNAMENNNSGELNGYLSRLDKVMETSSSERSELGARSNRLDMIENRLGQQSVMANQVLSDNEDADIEKVIMDLTTQESVHRAALSVGSRIIQPTLMDFLR from the coding sequence GGAGCAGCTTTCTACTGGCAAAAAAATCACGAAGCCGTCGGACGACCCGGTTGTCGCCATGAAGGGCATGCATTACCGTTCGGATTTGACTGAGGTAGATCAATATAAGCGAAACTTGTCCGAGCTTCATTTGTGGATGGATAATTCCGAAGCTGGGATGGAGCAGGCAAACAGCGCGCTGCAAAGAATTCGTGAGCTTGTGGTACAGGGGCAAAATGGATCCCTTACACCGGAGGATCGTAATGCGATTGCGGCAGAGGTTGGCCAAATGAAGCAGGATTTGGTGAAAACAGCCAACACGCAGATTGCCGGCCGATATATTTTTCACGGCAATGATGTCATGAATCCGCCTGTTGCACAGGAAGAGCCACCCGTTGTGGCTGCTAATTTAACTAATCCAGCCATCAATAATTACAATGTTGAAGTGTCAAAGGGTGTTTCACTTAAAGCGAATGTGAATCCAGCCAATGTGTTTAGCCAGGAATTATTTGATGTTGTCGGCGGCATTCAAAATGCGATGGAAAATAATAATTCTGGTGAATTAAATGGATATCTTTCAAGGCTAGACAAGGTGATGGAAACGTCATCGTCTGAACGCTCAGAGCTTGGAGCTCGCTCCAACAGGCTTGATATGATTGAAAACCGACTTGGCCAGCAAAGTGTCATGGCGAATCAGGTTCTTTCTGATAATGAGGATGCAGACATCGAAAAGGTGATCATGGATCTGACTACTCAGGAAAGTGTTCACCGTGCAGCACTCAGTGTCGGTTCAAGAATCATCCAGCCAACGTTAATGGACTTTTTAAGATAG
- a CDS encoding DUF6470 family protein, with the protein MQQPKAEMQVNKIPSRLTIDQTMARADVDLKSAPMRIEEAAQQGHQDLLAGIARRAQEGEEMMKIENGGGAIARQAKRKSETPQYDFKIGWIPSPGSVQINYDPGRLDINWRVNKPIIDSRSHQPMINYDRGNVDINMKQYQSLKIDFDNLNFIGINYEQTI; encoded by the coding sequence ATCCAGCAGCCAAAAGCCGAAATGCAGGTAAACAAGATTCCATCAAGGCTGACGATCGACCAAACAATGGCCCGGGCGGATGTCGATCTTAAAAGTGCACCGATGAGAATCGAAGAGGCTGCACAACAGGGTCATCAGGATCTTCTTGCGGGTATAGCCCGCCGTGCACAAGAGGGCGAAGAGATGATGAAGATTGAAAATGGTGGCGGTGCAATCGCCCGTCAGGCAAAGCGGAAAAGCGAGACACCTCAATACGATTTTAAAATTGGCTGGATTCCGTCACCGGGAAGTGTTCAAATTAACTATGATCCAGGCAGGCTCGATATTAATTGGCGAGTAAACAAGCCGATCATCGACAGCAGAAGCCATCAGCCAATGATTAATTACGATCGAGGAAATGTAGATATTAATATGAAGCAGTATCAGTCGTTAAAAATTGATTTTGATAATCTGAATTTTATTGGAATCAATTATGAGCAGACTATATAA
- the csrA gene encoding carbon storage regulator CsrA, with protein MLVLTRKNGETIKIGDDIEITIISAKNDQVKIGINAPKNVEIFRKEIYDQILSENEQASKDISGMLNFFKK; from the coding sequence ATGTTAGTGCTGACGAGAAAGAACGGAGAAACCATCAAGATTGGTGATGACATCGAAATCACCATCATTTCTGCTAAAAATGACCAGGTCAAAATCGGCATCAACGCGCCAAAAAATGTCGAGATTTTCCGGAAAGAAATCTACGACCAAATCCTAAGCGAGAACGAACAAGCGTCTAAAGATATATCAGGAATGCTAAATTTCTTCAAAAAGTAA
- the hag gene encoding flagellin Hag, with amino-acid sequence MQINHNLAALNTYNRLNTATNAQSKSMEKLSSGLRINRAGDDAAGLSISEKMRGQIRGLDQASRNSQDGISMIQTAEGALNETHDILQRMRELAVQASNDTNTTEDRTSIQSEADQLAKDINRIANNTQFNSKTLMDGTYKSGGTDINFQVGANEDQLMTINFENMQAKTGLAVATADDETTSAIDLSSTTAVATASITTLDTAIKTVSAERSKLGAYQNRLEHTINNLNNSSENLTAAESRVRDVDMAKEMMNQTKNSILGQAAQAMLAQSNQMPQGVLQLLK; translated from the coding sequence ATGCAAATCAATCACAATCTTGCAGCGTTAAATACTTACAACAGATTGAACACTGCAACAAACGCTCAATCAAAGTCAATGGAGAAATTATCTTCTGGTCTTCGTATTAACCGTGCAGGTGACGATGCAGCTGGTCTTTCAATTTCCGAAAAAATGCGCGGCCAAATCCGTGGCTTGGATCAGGCTTCTCGTAACTCACAAGATGGCATTTCCATGATTCAAACAGCTGAAGGTGCGCTAAATGAAACACATGACATCCTTCAACGTATGCGTGAACTTGCAGTTCAAGCTTCCAATGATACAAATACTACAGAGGATAGAACTTCAATCCAATCTGAAGCTGATCAACTAGCAAAAGATATTAACCGAATTGCTAACAATACACAATTCAACTCTAAAACTCTTATGGATGGCACTTATAAAAGTGGCGGAACAGATATCAATTTCCAGGTTGGAGCAAATGAAGACCAATTGATGACAATTAATTTTGAAAACATGCAGGCTAAAACTGGATTAGCAGTTGCCACTGCTGATGATGAGACTACAAGTGCTATTGACCTATCCTCTACCACTGCTGTTGCAACAGCTTCAATCACAACACTTGATACTGCTATTAAAACTGTTTCAGCTGAGAGATCTAAGTTAGGTGCGTACCAGAACCGTTTAGAACACACAATTAATAACTTAAACAACTCTTCTGAGAACCTAACTGCTGCAGAATCACGAGTAAGAGATGTTGATATGGCTAAGGAAATGATGAACCAAACTAAGAATTCTATTCTTGGTCAAGCAGCACAAGCAATGTTGGCTCAATCAAATCAAATGCCACAAGGAGTACTACAACTCTTGAAGTAA
- a CDS encoding DNA endonuclease — translation MLFTQLTDIQKNILIASIIADGEITKLYKNSRRKNNNYREHFGEMQKSYRIWKANFFDGFLYLRQNSNYLVSKSDNLFTNLYNFFYNNEGKKRIPHELLQYCTLPHFLSILYLDDGSLCISKRINKQKKLIYLTPHIYLYLQNYPLNELKILKEHISKIFGFNFCLSKRKDGFGYILKFTKVNDTLRFLCFIKSTVEDCREMEYKFNWFTRLSFERKKLLMEYPGYEILSSDSGRWRNYEDEEIKKIIYLKRNGTKDNDIAAELNRSYWSIVYKIQSLRKDGLL, via the coding sequence ATGTTATTTACTCAACTCACAGATATCCAAAAAAACATATTAATCGCAAGCATAATTGCAGATGGAGAAATTACGAAACTTTATAAAAATAGTAGGAGGAAAAACAATAATTATAGGGAACATTTTGGGGAGATGCAGAAAAGTTACCGAATTTGGAAAGCTAATTTTTTTGATGGCTTTCTCTACCTCCGCCAAAACAGTAATTATTTAGTATCTAAATCTGATAATTTATTTACGAATTTGTATAATTTTTTTTATAATAATGAAGGAAAGAAAAGAATTCCTCATGAACTCCTACAGTATTGCACTCTTCCCCATTTTTTATCTATTCTTTATTTAGACGACGGTTCATTATGCATCTCTAAAAGAATAAATAAACAAAAAAAATTGATATATTTAACGCCTCATATATATTTGTATCTACAAAATTATCCACTTAATGAGTTGAAAATACTTAAAGAACATATCAGTAAAATCTTTGGATTTAACTTTTGTTTAAGCAAAAGAAAAGATGGTTTTGGATATATACTAAAATTCACGAAAGTAAATGATACGCTACGGTTCCTTTGCTTTATCAAGAGTACTGTTGAAGATTGCAGAGAGATGGAATACAAATTTAATTGGTTCACGCGTTTAAGTTTTGAAAGAAAAAAGCTGCTTATGGAATACCCTGGTTACGAAATTCTTTCATCAGATTCGGGAAGGTGGAGAAATTACGAGGATGAAGAGATCAAAAAGATTATTTACTTAAAACGAAATGGGACCAAAGATAACGACATAGCTGCTGAATTAAACCGTTCCTACTGGTCAATCGTATATAAAATCCAATCATTAAGAAAGGATGGACTCCTTTAA
- a CDS encoding flagellin: MTIDLIDLTTGSLGLSNASVETRDTAKQLLQLSQNVITNIAGQLTRLGSQYSALEHNLDNSMVLQYNLTTIESNIRDADMGKETMLLAINKVLTEATYSLHKFSDDQKQHFEKVLFE, from the coding sequence ATGACAATTGATTTAATAGATTTAACAACAGGAAGTTTAGGACTTTCTAATGCCTCAGTGGAGACAAGAGATACAGCTAAACAGTTACTGCAACTTTCACAAAATGTCATTACAAATATTGCAGGACAGCTTACAAGACTTGGTTCCCAATATTCTGCACTTGAACATAATCTTGATAATTCAATGGTTCTCCAATATAACTTAACAACCATTGAATCGAATATTCGGGATGCTGATATGGGTAAGGAAACTATGCTACTAGCCATAAACAAAGTCCTTACTGAAGCCACATACTCTTTGCATAAGTTTTCTGATGATCAAAAACAACATTTTGAAAAAGTACTATTTGAATAA
- a CDS encoding OmpL47-type beta-barrel domain-containing protein: MVTKRKFSSILVLLFLVFQVVSPIGTAFAAESGVLLPPSNLAYQASTPDDGKLVWSAVYGATGYNIYEIKEGQLVLLGTSKTNNYSLNNLAEGKYSYIISTLSTDGESGPCAPIDVDIVYPSMAAPATLTNTIQNGNDIVLSWGASQYAESYKVYQQLSDGTQKLLTTTTSRTFTVVNAPEGKNSFSISAENSLYGESPVTAPLDVNVVFPIMKEPANLSKSLSNGNDINLSWQAASYANSYKIYQVIDGQEVFKTSVTSTSAKFTNMPEGDYTYNVYSYSDRFGASAKASTASITVSPITMVPPSTVTSKLQNINDVVLTWGTAANATAYKVYQLIDGEKVLKGTYTGTTVTYTNQPGGDFTYEVYSYSDRFGESVTGTKVSLSVSTVTMAPPNNTAAKLQNLNDIVLTWDVASNADSYKVYQIVEGQRVLKTTVTGTTASFTNLPAGDYVYEVTSNSSRFGESDTGSQVTAKIDPVIMGKPAGFANQILNGNDIALSWEPVANATNYKVYQIVNGQKVLKSTLTTNSVTYTNMAAGDYNYQIYSYNSRFGESAEGASLSFSLVFPVMAAPANTLSDITSPTGFTLTWDASPFATNYKVYQVVNGTKSLKSTVSSPTVSFSNMAAGQYSYEIHSYSSRFGESKDGSLVTINLSGQALETPLNLSNTILNGNDIKLTWNSVQYAASYKIYRVIDGLKLLQTNTSATSVTYSNQPEGEYNYEVHSYSSLLGESPQGAELQLTLVHPDMQAPGNFTGTIKNISDITLTWNAVQFANSYKVYEIIDGQEVLKNTVTSTSITLSKVTEGTHTYVVRSFSTRFGESLEGSRVESTVTFPALLAPTNLTSSISNGNDITLRWTAATYATGYNIYETIDGQKQFVRTVTGTTTSFSNVKEGNHSYEVRTLSDRFGESADGTATNVTVVYPEMQKPATFTKTIINGNDINLSWAASTYATAYKVYKVVGEEKTLVKTTTATSVPFTNMPEGDYTYEVHSYSDRFGESVEGNTVTFTLVFPIMQAPVGATNTIANGNDFTLKWTAASYATGYKVYQIKDGQMVLIRTVTGTSTPFTNMPEGDYSYVVHSYSDRFGESLEGSFINFNLTWPVVQPPVLQGTIVNANNVTLTWNSVTWANEYRVYELKGDSKVLVYKGTALTYKIYNLTEETHSYQVTAYNTRFGESALSNTAAENIVYPVMQPPTATVKVSLPSSATVTWGFVTYANNYNVYELVDGAPVLVAKNVNNLSYTLTNLSYKNHEYYVTSYSNSFGESAPSNTVLAKLITDTQAPVTTSNAASSWSKNSQTVTLSATDNDTGVAKTYYSLNDAPFVEGTSITVEKEGINKLSFYSVDKVGNTEVVKTVNVMIDKTAPITSVKELPGSFIQSFTGELTAADTSSGVATTYYSINGSDFVEGTIFTVDKEGINQVSFYSVDQAGNKEDAKSINVKIDKTAPVTKADAPSAWVNEDVHVNLSASDSESGVARTYYSINGTEYSEGTSFTLDQEGINQVSFYSVDKAGNKEEAKTIEVKIDKTAPETKSDAPTSWVKEDVLVNLSATDNESGVAKTYYSINGSDYVEGTSFTVDQEGVNKVSFYSVDQAGNKEDAKSINVKIDKTAPVTKADGPSGWVNEDVQVILSASDSESGVARTYYSINGSEYTEGTSFTLDQEGINQVSFYSLDQAGNKEAAKTIEVKIDKTAPETKADAPAAWVKEDVQVNLSATDSQSGVAKTYYSINGSVFVEGTSFTIGKEGINPVSFYSLDQAGNKEAAKTIEIKIDKTAPETKADAPATWVNKDVAVNLSASDSQSGVAKTYYSINGSEYTEGTSFTVAQEGNNQISFYSVDQAGNKEEAETIEVKIDKTAPETKSDAPAAWVNEVVQVNLSASDSQSGVAKTYYSINGSVFVEGTSFTIGKEGINQVSFYTVDQAGNKEETKNIEVKIDKTAPVIKSYFNDLYELGSTLKLTYDTNDLLSGVSKEEVFLTTPNETIGKAVNRLNQITLDKPGVYTLTIFATDAAGNTQVFKKQFTVYIPASIEVTPNVIKGNNGVFTLRASTPDGFAVSGFDLNTAQLNGVKALNSNNGYYNQVKQGQFKFERSSFTWKTGQQALEFRCYLNGYLVIGHTTVTVKE, from the coding sequence GTGGTTACAAAGCGCAAATTTAGTTCAATTCTAGTGCTATTATTCCTGGTATTTCAAGTAGTTTCTCCAATCGGAACGGCATTTGCAGCTGAGAGTGGTGTCCTATTGCCGCCAAGCAATCTTGCCTATCAGGCATCCACGCCAGACGATGGAAAGCTGGTATGGAGTGCTGTTTACGGTGCAACTGGCTACAATATTTATGAAATAAAAGAGGGGCAGCTTGTGCTGCTGGGTACCTCAAAAACCAACAATTATTCCTTAAATAATTTGGCTGAAGGTAAATATAGCTATATTATTTCAACATTGAGCACGGACGGAGAGTCAGGGCCATGTGCACCTATAGATGTTGACATTGTATACCCATCAATGGCTGCACCAGCCACTCTGACAAATACCATTCAAAATGGAAATGATATTGTACTGAGTTGGGGAGCCTCTCAGTATGCAGAGAGCTATAAGGTTTACCAACAGCTTTCCGATGGGACGCAAAAGCTTTTAACAACGACAACTTCCCGTACTTTCACCGTTGTTAATGCACCTGAAGGAAAAAATTCGTTTTCTATTTCAGCGGAAAATTCACTTTACGGTGAATCTCCGGTAACAGCTCCGTTGGATGTAAATGTAGTTTTTCCAATCATGAAAGAGCCTGCAAATTTATCCAAAAGCCTTTCGAATGGAAACGATATAAATTTGAGCTGGCAGGCGGCGAGCTATGCAAATAGCTATAAAATCTATCAGGTGATCGACGGGCAGGAAGTCTTTAAAACATCTGTTACATCCACTAGTGCTAAATTCACAAACATGCCTGAAGGGGATTATACATACAACGTTTATTCCTACAGCGATCGATTCGGAGCTTCTGCAAAAGCAAGCACAGCCTCAATAACTGTTAGTCCAATAACGATGGTTCCGCCAAGCACTGTAACATCTAAGCTTCAAAACATTAATGATGTCGTGTTAACTTGGGGAACTGCTGCTAATGCAACAGCCTATAAGGTTTATCAATTAATAGATGGTGAAAAGGTTTTAAAAGGAACCTACACTGGTACAACGGTTACCTATACCAACCAGCCTGGCGGAGATTTTACATACGAGGTTTACTCCTATAGTGACCGCTTTGGTGAGTCTGTGACAGGAACTAAGGTTAGTTTAAGTGTAAGTACAGTGACAATGGCACCGCCTAATAATACAGCAGCGAAACTTCAAAACCTAAATGATATTGTCCTAACATGGGATGTAGCTTCTAATGCAGATTCCTACAAGGTTTACCAGATTGTTGAAGGTCAGAGAGTATTAAAGACCACCGTTACAGGCACAACTGCTTCTTTTACAAATTTGCCTGCAGGCGATTATGTTTATGAGGTCACCTCTAATAGCAGTCGCTTTGGGGAATCCGATACAGGAAGCCAAGTGACTGCAAAAATTGATCCAGTCATAATGGGAAAACCGGCTGGCTTCGCTAACCAAATTCTTAATGGAAATGATATAGCTCTATCCTGGGAGCCGGTTGCGAATGCAACGAATTATAAGGTATACCAAATTGTAAATGGCCAAAAGGTTTTAAAAAGCACGCTAACAACTAATTCTGTAACATATACGAATATGGCTGCAGGGGATTACAACTATCAGATATATTCCTACAATAGCCGTTTTGGAGAATCAGCAGAAGGAGCTTCTCTTAGCTTTTCACTTGTATTTCCTGTAATGGCGGCACCAGCCAATACATTATCAGATATAACAAGTCCAACAGGCTTTACTTTAACTTGGGATGCATCGCCATTTGCAACAAACTACAAGGTATATCAGGTTGTAAATGGAACCAAAAGTTTGAAAAGTACAGTATCTAGTCCGACCGTCTCTTTTAGCAATATGGCAGCTGGGCAATATTCGTATGAAATTCATTCTTATTCAAGCCGTTTTGGCGAGTCTAAAGATGGTAGCCTTGTAACGATTAATTTATCCGGACAGGCTTTGGAAACACCATTGAATTTGTCCAACACAATATTAAATGGAAATGATATTAAACTGACATGGAATTCTGTACAGTATGCAGCTAGTTATAAGATTTATCGAGTTATTGATGGTCTTAAATTGCTGCAGACAAATACTTCAGCTACAAGTGTTACTTATTCAAATCAGCCTGAGGGCGAATATAATTATGAGGTCCATTCTTATTCCTCCCTGCTAGGGGAATCACCACAGGGAGCAGAATTGCAATTAACCCTTGTTCATCCTGATATGCAAGCACCAGGGAATTTCACCGGTACAATCAAGAATATCAGTGATATCACATTGACTTGGAATGCAGTTCAATTTGCAAACAGCTATAAGGTATACGAAATTATTGATGGACAGGAAGTGTTGAAAAACACTGTAACTTCTACATCAATCACTCTTTCAAAAGTAACTGAAGGAACTCATACTTATGTTGTCCGTTCTTTTAGCACCCGCTTTGGGGAGTCACTAGAAGGCAGTCGTGTGGAATCTACTGTTACTTTCCCTGCGCTTCTGGCGCCAACGAATTTAACATCAAGTATTTCTAACGGAAATGATATAACTTTAAGGTGGACGGCGGCTACCTACGCAACTGGTTATAACATTTATGAAACTATTGATGGACAAAAACAATTTGTAAGAACTGTTACTGGTACAACTACTTCATTTTCAAATGTTAAAGAGGGCAATCATTCCTATGAAGTGCGCACGTTGAGTGACCGTTTTGGAGAATCAGCTGATGGTACTGCGACAAACGTAACTGTGGTTTATCCAGAAATGCAAAAACCTGCAACTTTTACAAAAACGATCATAAATGGCAATGATATTAACCTAAGCTGGGCAGCATCAACCTACGCAACAGCTTATAAAGTATACAAGGTAGTGGGTGAAGAAAAGACATTAGTGAAAACTACAACTGCAACTTCTGTACCATTCACTAATATGCCCGAAGGCGACTACACCTACGAGGTCCATTCATATAGTGATCGCTTCGGGGAATCAGTCGAGGGTAATACTGTAACTTTTACACTGGTATTCCCAATCATGCAGGCACCTGTTGGAGCCACAAATACGATTGCAAACGGCAACGATTTTACATTGAAGTGGACTGCAGCAAGCTATGCGACAGGCTATAAGGTGTATCAAATCAAAGATGGCCAAATGGTCCTTATTAGAACTGTCACTGGAACATCAACACCATTTACTAATATGCCAGAAGGTGATTACAGCTATGTGGTTCATTCCTATAGTGACCGTTTTGGCGAATCACTGGAAGGAAGCTTTATTAATTTCAATTTAACCTGGCCAGTCGTTCAGCCGCCTGTGCTTCAGGGGACGATTGTTAATGCCAACAATGTAACCCTTACATGGAATTCAGTTACATGGGCAAACGAATACCGAGTTTACGAGTTAAAAGGCGACTCCAAAGTTTTAGTTTATAAGGGAACTGCTTTAACTTATAAAATTTATAACTTAACCGAAGAAACGCATTCCTATCAAGTAACGGCGTACAATACTCGTTTTGGCGAGTCAGCATTATCAAATACTGCAGCAGAAAACATTGTTTATCCGGTAATGCAACCGCCAACTGCAACTGTTAAAGTGTCATTGCCGTCGAGCGCTACAGTAACATGGGGCTTCGTTACCTATGCCAATAATTATAATGTATATGAATTGGTAGACGGTGCACCTGTATTAGTGGCAAAGAACGTAAACAATTTATCTTACACATTAACAAATCTTTCTTATAAAAATCATGAGTATTATGTGACTTCCTACAGTAATTCATTCGGTGAATCTGCACCGTCCAATACTGTTCTTGCGAAGTTAATCACGGATACACAGGCACCTGTTACGACGTCAAATGCTGCATCCAGTTGGAGCAAAAACAGCCAGACAGTAACTCTTAGTGCAACGGACAATGATACAGGTGTTGCAAAAACCTATTATTCATTGAATGATGCGCCGTTTGTCGAAGGTACTTCCATCACAGTTGAAAAAGAAGGCATCAATAAACTCTCCTTCTATTCTGTTGATAAAGTCGGAAATACTGAAGTTGTGAAAACCGTTAATGTAATGATTGATAAAACCGCACCGATAACAAGTGTGAAGGAGTTGCCAGGCAGCTTTATCCAATCTTTTACTGGAGAACTAACTGCGGCGGATACTTCTAGCGGCGTTGCTACAACCTACTATTCAATTAATGGCTCTGATTTTGTAGAGGGTACAATCTTCACAGTAGACAAGGAAGGCATCAACCAGGTTTCCTTCTATTCAGTGGATCAGGCAGGAAATAAGGAAGATGCTAAATCGATCAATGTAAAAATTGATAAAACAGCACCAGTAACAAAAGCGGACGCACCTTCAGCATGGGTGAACGAAGATGTGCACGTAAATCTATCAGCATCTGACAGCGAGAGTGGAGTAGCCAGAACGTATTACTCCATCAACGGCACAGAATACTCAGAAGGTACATCATTCACATTAGATCAAGAAGGCATCAACCAGGTTTCCTTCTACTCAGTAGACAAGGCAGGCAATAAAGAAGAAGCCAAAACAATCGAAGTGAAAATCGATAAAACAGCTCCAGAAACAAAATCAGACGCACCAACATCATGGGTGAAAGAAGATGTGCTGGTAAATCTATCAGCTACTGACAATGAGAGCGGAGTAGCTAAAACTTATTACTCAATCAACGGCTCAGACTATGTCGAAGGTACATCTTTCACAGTAGACCAAGAAGGTGTAAACAAAGTTTCTTTCTACTCTGTAGACCAGGCAGGAAATAAGGAAGATGCTAAATCGATCAATGTAAAAATTGATAAAACAGCACCAGTAACAAAAGCGGACGGACCTTCAGGATGGGTGAACGAAGATGTGCAGGTAATTCTATCAGCGTCTGACAGCGAGAGTGGAGTAGCCAGAACGTATTACTCCATCAACGGCTCAGAATACACAGAAGGTACATCGTTCACATTAGACCAAGAAGGCATCAACCAAGTTTCCTTCTACTCACTAGACCAAGCAGGAAATAAAGAAGCAGCTAAAACAATTGAAGTGAAAATCGATAAAACAGCACCTGAAACAAAAGCGGACGCACCTGCTGCATGGGTGAAAGAAGATGTGCAGGTAAATCTATCAGCAACTGACAGCCAAAGTGGTGTAGCTAAAACTTATTACTCTATCAATGGCTCAGTGTTTGTAGAAGGTACTTCGTTCACTATTGGGAAAGAAGGCATCAACCCAGTTTCCTTCTATTCACTAGACCAGGCAGGAAATAAAGAAGCAGCTAAAACAATCGAAATAAAAATCGATAAAACAGCACCTGAAACAAAAGCGGACGCGCCTGCTACATGGGTGAACAAAGATGTAGCAGTAAATCTATCAGCATCTGACAGCCAGAGTGGCGTGGCTAAAACGTATTATTCTATCAACGGCTCAGAATACACAGAAGGTACATCCTTCACAGTTGCCCAAGAAGGCAACAACCAGATTTCCTTCTATTCAGTAGACCAGGCTGGCAATAAAGAAGAAGCCGAAACAATTGAAGTGAAAATCGATAAAACAGCTCCAGAAACAAAATCAGACGCACCTGCAGCATGGGTGAACGAAGTTGTGCAGGTAAACCTATCAGCATCTGACAGCCAAAGTGGTGTAGCTAAAACCTATTACTCTATCAACGGCTCAGTGTTTGTAGAAGGTACCTCGTTCACTATTGGGAAAGAAGGCATCAACCAAGTTTCCTTCTACACAGTAGACCAAGCTGGCAATAAAGAAGAAACAAAAAACATCGAAGTAAAAATCGATAAAACAGCACCAGTTATTAAGTCATATTTCAATGACTTATACGAATTGGGCAGCACGTTAAAATTAACTTATGATACAAATGATTTATTATCAGGCGTTTCGAAGGAAGAAGTATTTTTAACTACGCCTAACGAGACAATTGGTAAAGCTGTAAATAGGCTAAACCAGATTACCTTGGATAAACCAGGTGTTTACACACTTACCATTTTTGCAACGGATGCGGCTGGGAACACTCAGGTATTTAAAAAACAATTTACAGTTTATATCCCAGCATCCATTGAGGTAACCCCAAATGTGATCAAAGGGAATAATGGAGTGTTCACACTTCGCGCAAGCACACCAGATGGATTTGCGGTTAGCGGATTCGATTTAAACACAGCGCAATTAAATGGCGTAAAAGCATTGAATAGCAATAATGGCTATTACAATCAAGTCAAACAGGGGCAGTTTAAATTTGAACGTTCAAGTTTCACCTGGAAAACAGGGCAACAGGCATTAGAGTTCCGCTGCTATTTGAATGGTTACTTAGTGATCGGCCATACAACAGTAACAGTGAAAGAATAA